The Entelurus aequoreus isolate RoL-2023_Sb linkage group LG03, RoL_Eaeq_v1.1, whole genome shotgun sequence genome contains the following window.
GCAAGTTCAACACCTACAAATTaggtaataaaaactacaaccaagACGGATGTTACAATTAAACAACTGGTGTGTGATAACTAcgacacatacagtataaagacgttgtagggcacaacataacACATTTAGCTTCATGGAAAAAGCTACTACCTAGTTACCCaacctatacagtactgccatctaatgtcttggaagtgcaactgcattgcaaatgagagttaaaagtaaacagaaaacaatataaaaactggACAGCACtgttattatttagctcattttcaaatgttacattaaaaaataacattttaaaatcaaacaattaacatttattactaAACACAAATGTACTGCAAATTAATACCGTTGAGTACCTGcatcaattcccaggtaccgggaaattggcaccgtattggttcaaatgtaaatGGCATCCCCAACCACAACGCACAGACTGATTTTTCATAGAAACGACCCCTTTAGATTTAAAATGCTATGTCGGACTTAAGAGCGTTCCCCTGTCGTACCGTGCTGCTACAACAAAAATCAGCAATCTAAAGAAAGAGAATGCAGGAGGGTCAGTTGTATTAAAAAAGGATCCTAGGGTTTCTCCTCCTCACCTGTTCTACCGATCCCCGCGCTACAGTGGACCACCATGGGGGGTCCCAGGGGGTGGCCCGTCCACTGAGGTCCCAAAGCCACGATCATCTTCCTCTGCTGTCTCTTCACAGCTGCCAGGAAGTCGATGAGCGTTACCGCTGATGTGGGGACGCCGTAGTCGGGCCAGCTGAGGTACTGGAAGTGACTCACTTGCCTCTGTTCACATGTCTGGCAGGACGATAAGGACACATTtttagcttaaaaaaaataaaaataaaaaaaaattaaaaaaaagagtgaCTGGAGAGGTTGGTCCACTAGGGCCATAAGGTCTTACAGTAAAGCCATACCTCAGTGTTGTGCAATTCGAGGGTTGTGTGtttgtagtgggtgtggctgtcCACCCTTTGATTCACCACCGCTATGTGGCCGTAAACCTCCTGCCCGCCGTCCTCCAGTGGCCAGTACTGTCCGCACTTCCTCCGACTGCCCTCCTCCGTCCTTCGAAATGCAAACATGACCCACTTTACATCAACAATTACTCCCTCAGGTACCGTCTCAAAGGACTGTAATTTGTCATTTCACGCCTGGTTTACCTGGTCGTCATGACGATAACAAGCACATTTTGTTCCCAAACCATTCTCCAGAAGTCACCATAGGTCTTATCCAGTGGGCCTAGGACGACAAGTGTATTGAAATAAATGTATGGCAGTTAGCCCATTGGATAGGGTTTGTAAGTATCCCCCATTCCACCAGTAAATATGGTGTGTTTCTTAAACTGTATTAAATTATGGACCCTACTTGGTTTTATAGCCAAATATTGAGAACTATATATTAGGACTGCGTGCCACAGGGTTCAATGTTCAAGTCATCTGTATTTTATATGCATATAATGTACACACATTGTGTAAGTGTACCAAGTATAAGAAAGTCAGTCATTGAAATTTTATTACAGTATTTTGTAATAAATagtgtagtatgtatatatacatatacataaacataaacatatacatatagtacaggccaaacgtttggacacacctcattcaatgtgttttctttattttcatgactatttacattgtagattgtcactgaaggcatcacaactatgaatgaacacatgtggagttatgtacttaacaaaaacatctgaaataactgaaaacatgttttatattctagtttcttcaaaatagccaccctttgctctgattactgctttgcacactcttggcattctctcaagcacacctgtaaagtgaaaaccatttcaggtgactacctcttgaagctcattgagagaatgccaagagtgtgcgaaaaagtaatcggagcaaaggttggctattttgaagaaactagactataaaacatgttttcagttatttcacctttttttgttaagtacataactccacatgtgttcattcatagttttgatgccttcatgacaatctacaatgtaaatagtcttgaaaataaacaaaatgcattgaatgagtaggcatgtccaaacttttggtatgtactgtatatacatacatacatacacataaataaatataaaacaatacacGTAAtcgaaattaatttaaaaaatgacttaGATAAAACATTCAATACGTTGCCAAGCAAGGAAGTGATCAATGATCAATGAGAGTGACACGCTAAAAGCCAATCAcgcaacagtatcaactatcaggtttggttgcgccatcttgttgttccGCTgctgattctttgcatggagtgagaagagaaagtaaaaatgagcgCTGCAGACAGCgaaaaaacaggaaaagtcacctgcaCAGTATAGCAGTTTTTgggattttctttctttctttcttttttttaaaccgaCCGTAGTTAgtccaatgtggtctgtaaacgaTGCGAagcgctcgtccccaccaagaccggcaataccacaccacctcagccgtgctcaccctttagagcacagctgtgacttcctggcagtaaacctgcagaaaatagttctcaggtttctctatgtttacattttgcactattttgttacactttattaataagcaatttcttacatattccttatttttgcaccttaaaCTTAAGAGGTTATCGTcaaatgttcaatgtgattttagaattgtatttacattgagtgtttttcatgcttgtgttgacttttcctttcctttctgccttcatAGCTGAGATATGAAATAAAAAGGtttacattagggatgtccgataatggctttttgccgatatccgatattccgatattgtccaactctttaattaccgatactgatatcaaccgataccgatatcaaccgataccgatatatacagtcgtggaattaacacattattatgcgtaatttggacaaccaggtatggtgaagataaataaattaaaaacattttcttgaataaaaaagaaagtaaaacaatataaaaacagttacatagaaactagtaattaatgaaaatgagtaaaatcaactgttaaaggttagtactattagtgaaccagcagcacgcacaatcatgtgtgcttacggaccgtatcccttgcagactgtattgatatattttgatatataatgtaagaaccagaatattaataacagaaagaaacaacccttttgtgtgaatgagtgtaaatgggggagggaggttttttgggttggtgcactaattgtaagtgtatcttgtgttttttatgttgatttaataaaaaaaacccgatactgataataaaaaaaacgataccgataattttcgatattacattttaaagcatttatcgggcatctctagtttacatttattttacttttctCCTGGTCCGTATTTTCCACAAGtcatagaaaatataaataatcatcTATATCGACCGGCATAAAACActaatatcgtgatacagttttaaaggcctactgaaatgatttttttttatttaaacggggatagcagatctattctatgtgtcatacttgatcatttcgcgatattgccatatttttgctgaaaggatttagtatagaacaacgacgataaaaatcgcaacttttggtatctgataaaaaaaggcttgcccctaccggaagtagcgtgacgtagtcaattgaacatatatgcaaagttccctattgtttacaatgatggccgcatgaagtgagagagattcggaccgagagagcgacaatttccccattaatttgagcgaggatgaaagatttgtggatgagtaaagtgcaagtgaaggactagtggggagtggatgcgattcagatagggaagatgctgtgagagccgggggtgacctgatattcagctgcgaatgactacaacagtaaataaacacaagacttatatatactctattagccacaacccaaccaggcttatattcaatatgccacaaattaatcctgcataaaaacacctaagtgtttgttatgttagctcctagctcctatgctagctcctagctccatataagccgccaatccaattcaaacacctgcacaacacacacaatcactcagcccaaaagaccgttcacctaacccaggggtcggcaacccgcggctccggaaccgcatgcggctccttgaccactctgatgcggctcagctacatacatgccgacccccccgattttcccaggagatttatggatctcagtgtctctcatagattactcccagggaaaaaataatcctatttacactctaattactaaataaagggcgtgcccaaattgcactgcagtaattgtcccctatagcatttacatacagcgtgccagtccagccacatgttgcatgttgttattacttgcacacacaggagacagcaaagcatacttactcatcagccacacagcttacactgacggtagccgtatcaaacaactttaacattgttacgttacaaatatgcgccacactgtgaacccacaccaaaaaagaatgaaaaacacatttctggagaacatcccaccgtaacacaacataaacacaacacaaccattacccagaatcccatgcagccctaactcttccggtctacattatacacccccgctaccaccaaatccccccacacatgaaccccccccctctccgtgcgttggttgagcggaagagttagggctgcatgggattctgggtattggtaccgtcagtgtaagatgtgtggctgctgagttagtacgccttgctgtcacttacgtcagcaagctgaaattgcattctacgtgtggtcgagcaggtacactgttagggcagactgtagagggcgccaaatgcagtgtcatcacgctctgatattcgggagtctcccgggaaaaatgagagggttggcaagcatgacgctatcaagcgccattcattcaaaactcgcgggctgcactaacatcaaatttccacattaaagtgcgtgccagcGCGTGtgttgagacccctggttaacatagcacaaagcatttaagctttgtatgcagtgtttttcatttaaaaaatttttttgtggctcccattactttcttcaatttgtgaaacttgccaaaatggctctttgagtggtaaaggttgccgacccctgacctaacccaaggttcataaagcttatatatttaaacaaagtaacatacgtgacgcgcacgtactggcaagcgatcaaatgtttggaagcgcagttgctactcacggtacctgatattcagctgggaatgactaaaacagtaaataaacacaagacatatatatactctattagccacaacacaaccaggcttatatttaatatgccacaaattaatcctgcataaaaacacctaggtgtttatgctggctcctagctcctagctccatagaacacgccaatacaattcaaacacctgatcaacacacacaatcactcagcccaaaagactgttcacctaacccaaggttcagaaagcttatatatttaaacaaagttacgtacgtgacgcgcacgtacgtgcaagcaatcaaatgtttggaagccaaagctgcatactcacggtagcacgtctgcgtctttgtcatccaaatcaaagtaatcctggtaagagtctgtgttgtcccagttctctacaggcgtctgtgtatcgaagtcaaaagtcctcctggttagagtctctgttatccgagttcttcgatcttgactgcatctttcgggaatgtaaacaatgaaacaccgactgtgttgtgttgctgctgacttccttcgcaaaatacgtccgctttgcaccgagaactttcttctttgcttgctcagcttctttctccataatgcaatgaacataatcgCAACAGatacaccaacacagatgtccagaatacatccagaatgagatgaaaacagctatttcgtattggcttcaatgtggaaggcatacctctgttccccgggctacgtcacgcgcatacgtcatcctcagaggcgtttcgaaccggaagttccccgggacatttaaaatttcactttataagttaacccggccgtattggcatgtgttgcaatgttaagatttcatcattgatatataaactatcagactgcgtggtcggtagtagtgggtttcagtaggcctttaagccatatcgcccagccctaatgagGACAGATGTAAAAACaataatatgataatataatttAAAGTAAGCATACCTTGAGTACCGATGTATGCGTTCTTCTGTTTGTAGCCATCCATGAAGCTTGCGTTGATGTAGTCCGATCTCTATGGTGGATATTTGTCACATTAATGACAAAAACAGCTTAAATCGGTACAGCCCGCCATGTTGTTTATGTACCAGTGAGCATACACAAAAaggtaataatgaatatgttgaaAAGCACAAACCTCGTTCCTTCTGGGTTTGAGGCGAACTCTTGTTTGATCCAGACACAGTACGTCTCCATAGCGATTCCTCTCCAGATTGTAGACTGCTCTGTAAACAGAAATGATGATTCGAgacaaataaaaatgaacaaataAATGTCGGGGAAGATAGAGTCCTTACTGCGCGCAGTGGAAGGTTCCGGGCGGTGCCTCTTTCCGAAGCTCCTCGTACTCCAGGTGGATTCCGGAGCGCTGGAGCCTGCCGAGGTGCGTCAGCAGCTCCTGCGGCCGCATGGACTCGGGCCCCGGGACATGAACGGAAGCGTCCTCCAAGGGAATCCCCACCAGCTCGTCCACAGGGTCTATGTGGCCGTTCTGGCCGGCCAGAAGCTGCTGGTTCCAGCTGTAGGCGTCCAGGGGAAGCAGGCCGCCCAGGTGCTGAGGCAGGCAGTCTTTGGGGAGGTGCTGGCGCAGCTCGGCCATCTTCACCATCTGCACCTGGACTCGGGAGAGACGGCGAGTCGTTTAAAAAACACGTCAAAAGGAGCATGAAACAAAGCTTCCCTGTTGCTTACCCGTTCTCTGAGTTTCTCCTTCAGCAGCAGGCTGAGCAGGTTGTAGGGCACCCGGAACCAAACTGGGGCGCCGACGATTAACACTTTCTTCAAACGGGCTGGGAACGCCCCCTGGTGGAGATGGAAAATAAACACGGTTAAGTTACGGAAGGGGTGCCCAAAGTACGGCCTGTGGCAATTTTTAaacggcccgcggcacattctaaaaatactataaaaataaaaaacattaaaaagtgaaaTGCATTGCAATGTTGACTTATAACACAAAGATGACATGCAGGCTGGCTCAAAAACGATGAATCAATAGCAATGTTAAGAATTATTGATCTAGCCAATTatttccactttaaaatattttttctggaaaatattgcatattttgtgtgtttgccatataaaaaacacagaaaaaaggacaaaacaaacaaacaaaaacatttataaatgataaaaacTTATAAATCGCCAGATAaagctgaagttgatctaaatgaaaaaaaatgtaagacttatttttaacactttaatgatcctcaataatttgtgggatttttttttttaactatcactgctcaaaaaattatgaattaataTGTTTTGAGTGGGGCCAGGTTATAAAAGTATGGTGGTCCAAGAAGAGCATTGAAAGGCTGAAATGACAGCAccaaataaataatattaccttgagcaGCACAATGAACAATCCACTTTTTAAAATTACTATGCTGAAGTGAAGCGTATTAAATAATTTTAATATCAATAAAACACGAGTCTGGCAACTTTACTTCAACTCATGTATTTTGAACTCAACCTTCTGCTTTAAAGTTCTTGTACCAGTCACACACGCCAGGAAGTAAtgggagaaattcctggtaattttctaatcagtgacagagcatgacGTGTCCACTgtccgggaatcattttcggttaaaatttcatatgaagcgccttgtcgttcaataatttacatttaacacGCGCTTCTTCACGCAAATCGCCCCTGGGTTATGGAATAAAGGTCAATTACCTGCTGAATGTCTAATACAGTCTGCGTGGCCTGCAAATAAACAGCTGGAGTGTCTGATGCAGGGTCATAAAACACTggcattaacagctgtggctgtaggaaaTCAACTCCTCATGAGTAGTCAGCATGCAGCAGACGTATCTACCTCTACACTAATCAGCACTAataatgctgactgagcagtttgctcTTTACTGCTATtgcattggttgtgttgctgctgtaTCGTTTTCAAATCACCATGTGGACAATATACTCTACGTTTTCTCATGCACTCTCAAAAATTGTAAAAACTTGCTATAAAATTGCCACCCCGTCCTCTTTGCGGTTTAAGGAAATTAACGCCCCGCAGTTACAATGTAACACACTTTTTCCACATAAATCAAAAGCATGTGGTGtccatttatatatttttcattttctaaaTCAATACtatacatttttaacatgtaGGGCTCACCTCAGGCTGCCAGTCgtaaaaatgttaataataagtcaattatttaacttttttttttcctccaacgcttaaatctctagatcaactttagaacTCTcgatagaaatatatatatatttttaatgttttatgctctgttaaaaaaaaaaaatccagattttaatgcaaacacaaaatatgcaatatttataccccccaaaatatttcaaagtggaatatttgatgtgaagtatttggagccttgagtaggtcaataattcataaaaacattgattttgattaattattattttttgagcaaagagtttaaaaagaaaacaaaaaaatcccgctagaattctcagggatccaaaagggccccactcataaaacttAAAAATAAGTCACGACTTGTctagggcgtaccccgccttccgcccgaatgcagctgagataggctccagcaccctccgcgaccccaaaaaggacaagcggtagaaaaatggatggatggatggatacataattttgatttttttttttacgttcaacacttaaatctttggatcaacttcagatctaaccGTCgattacatgttttttaaaattgtattagtcccctttttgtcaatttttgtttttgttatgacAAACattcaaaatatgcaataatttccccccaaaaagatTTTATGTTTAatgattggagccttcaataggtcaattcataacaacattgattttgattcattattattttttgagcaaagacagtttaaaaagaaaacaaaaaaatccagctaaaattctcagggatccaaaaggccccccactcataaaactgttaaaaataagtcatacataattttttctaatttttttaactttcaacgcttaaatctttgAATCAACTTCAGACCTAACCGTCGATTAcaagttgttattttttattattgtgttagtcccctttttgtcaatttttttttgaTGTTATGGCAAAcactcaaaatatgcaataatttcccccaaaacatatttgatgtgaagtgattggagccttcaataggtcaataattcataacattgattttgattcattattattttttgagcaaagagtttaaaaagaaaacaaaaaaaacagctaaaATTCTAAGGGGATCCAAAAGGCTGGGGATCacaaaactgttaaaaataagtcataaataattttgatttgatttactttcaacgcttaaatctttgAAAAAAACTTCAGACCTAACCATCgattacaagtttttatttttttattttttatattgtattagtcccctttttgtcaaatatttATTGTTATGGCAAAGGCACACTGACGAAGACCTTGTCGAAACCGGTCTGTGTTTGGTAGCGCCTGTGCAGTTTATTACAATTATAACAAGGACACaagtgttgctggccttgctttttctttcTGCATGTACACTTTTTgccgtgcacctctttatttttgttttattacgttTTATGGTGAGTGCGTGTGTTTCTCCTGTATTTCGAAAcacgcaaaatatgcaatatttcccccaaaaaacatttgatgtgaagtgattggagccttcaataggtcaatacttCATAacatttttgatttattattattatttttgagcaaggaGAGTTTTATGGCATGGAAGCGGTGCGTCAGagtcaaaattgcaactttttctcattacatttcactTACTggatcttttattccacttttttttttgtaatagtatttttagaatgtgcttttaGAATGAGTTGTTCAAAAAAAATCAGCTGCTGGCTTCAAatggcactttggacacccctaaggTGAGGAGGTCAAGAACTATAAAAGGGTCCACTGAGTCCAACCTTCAGCAAGTTGAGGATCTTTTTGCTCAGGTCCAGCTCGAAGTTTGTGTAGTTGGATCCAGCCATGTCGTATATAAACACCAAGCCATTCCTCTGGGTCTCAAAGCtgtggacaaaaaacaaaatcaaatttaaaacattttttattttttttatttttaaacgagCCGCTCACCTCTCCACCGCGCGATCCAGTAGGTAGAATAGTGCCTGCAAGACAACATGATTTCCCGTCTTGGTCGGGTGGTGAAGTTTGGCCGTGTACAAGGCGATGGAGGCTCCCGAGGGATCCCGCGCACTCTgtaaaaacacaacagaacagtcTGTGTCAACACATCGTCGTTGTTTAGGGTACAAGTAAAAACACTACGCCATTCCCGCTTCGGTTGTGTCAAGCCTTATATTGTCCCGGGGTGTCGTCGCGCACAATGGCCACATGAGGGCGCTCGACTTCACAGCCCTGACACGCCAGGAGCATGACTGTGGTCTGCCAGTAACTCCCATCTTTTACGAGGCTCGAGACAGACGGAGGAAGACGCTTCAACACCAGCCACGCTTGAAGAGAACCCCGCTAAAAATACGGCAGACAGGATGTGGATAACGTGCGCACCGTCGTTGCCGCTCTCAGCGGGGAAGGACGACGGGAAACGGGAAGGGGGGCATCTTTTATAGCTGGGATTCGGATAACAAAAGACTAAATATATCTTCACATTGGACAGACATGGCCTTCGAAAATGTATTATAAGAGGGCTTTCTTCTCAGTTTGACATCTCtcacattttgccaagtaaagggagaattatacaaaacccaaaaccaatgaagttggcacgttgtgtaaatggtaaataaaaacagaatacaatgatttgcaaatccttttcaacttatactcaattgaatggactgcaaagacaagatatttaatgttcaaactgagaaacatttttttttttgcaaataatcattaagttagagtttaatggcagcaagacattgcaaaaaagttggaacaggggcatttttaccactgtgttacatggcctttccttttaacaacactcagtaaacgtttgggaactgagaccaatttttgggattctttcccattcttgcttgatgtacagcttaagttgtgcaACAGTTCGGGGTCTACGTTGTGGTatattaggcttcataatgcaccacagattttcaatgggagacaggtctggactacaggcaggccagtctggtacccgcactcttttactatgaagccacgctgttgtaacaggtggcttggctttgtcttgctgaaataagcaggggcgtccatgataacgttgcttggatggcaacatatgttgttccaaaacctttatgtacctttcagcattaatggtgccttcacagatgtgtaagttacccatgcattgggccctaatacacccccataccatcacagatgctggcttttcaactttgcgcctataacaatccgggtggttcttttcctcttcggtccgAAGCACTTAacatccagtttccaaaaacaatttgaaatgtggactcgtcagaccacagaacacttttcccctttgcatcagtccatctcatgtacgatttacacaacctaccaacttcactggttttcggGTTTGTAAATGATACCTTTACTATATTTCACTAATTTGAGTAAGTTTCAGAGGTCCAACAATGGAGTATTGGAAGTGTGTTGGCCAAAATTTCGACAGTATAAACGTCCTACTGTTTCATGTGTCTatagcagagctgggcaaatattttgactcggggggccacattgagagaaaaaattagtctgggggggccaaagtgtatgtgtgtatgaattatATAAACACGATTAACTGTACAGCTGTAGTGTGCCGtgagggccagcaaggccttctctgctggcctaacataaccagaaatcatgatcatact
Protein-coding sequences here:
- the ptpn9a gene encoding tyrosine-protein phosphatase non-receptor type 9 codes for the protein MAATLSAEEEQATRQFLEEINKWTSQHGVSPLSRELAVKFLMARKFDVHRAIELFHSYRETRLKEGIVRLQPQEEPLRSELLSGKFTVLSARDPSGASIALYTAKLHHPTKTGNHVVLQALFYLLDRAVESFETQRNGLVFIYDMAGSNYTNFELDLSKKILNLLKGAFPARLKKVLIVGAPVWFRVPYNLLSLLLKEKLRERVQMVKMAELRQHLPKDCLPQHLGGLLPLDAYSWNQQLLAGQNGHIDPVDELVGIPLEDASVHVPGPESMRPQELLTHLGRLQRSGIHLEYEELRKEAPPGTFHCAQAVYNLERNRYGDVLCLDQTRVRLKPRRNERSDYINASFMDGYKQKNAYIGTQGPLDKTYGDFWRMVWEQNVLVIVMTTRTEEGSRRKCGQYWPLEDGGQEVYGHIAVVNQRVDSHTHYKHTTLELHNTETCEQRQVSHFQYLSWPDYGVPTSAVTLIDFLAAVKRQQRKMIVALGPQWTGHPLGPPMVVHCSAGIGRTGTFCALDISLSQLQDVGSLNVCQTVRRMRTQRAFSIQTPDQYYFCYNAILEHAQRQGLLPANQ